Proteins from one Camelus bactrianus isolate YW-2024 breed Bactrian camel chromosome 24, ASM4877302v1, whole genome shotgun sequence genomic window:
- the MYL12B gene encoding myosin regulatory light chain 12B gives MSSKKAKTKTTKKRPQRATSNVFAMFDQSQIQEFKEAFNMIDQNRDGFIDKEDLHDMLASLGKNPTDAYLDAMMNEAPGPINFTMFLTMFGEKLNGTDPEDVIRNAFACFDEEATGTIQEDYLRELLTTMGDRFTDEEVDELYREAPIDKKGNFNYIEFTRILKHGAKDKDD, from the exons ATGTCGAGCAAAAAGGCAAAGACCAAGACCACCAAGAAGCGCCCCCAGCGCGCAACTTCCAACGTGTTCGCCATGTTTGACCAGTCACAGATTCAGGAGTTCAAGGAGGCCTTCAACATGATAGATCAGAACAGAGACGGTTTCATCGACAAGGAGGATCTGCATGATATGCTTGCTTCTCTAG GGAAGAACCCAACTGACGCGTACCTGGACGCCATGATGAATGAGGCGCCGGGGCCCATAAACTTCACCATGTTCCTCACCATGTTCGGCGAGAAGCTGAATGGCACCGACCCCGAGGATGTCATCAGAAACGCTTTCGCCTGCTTCGACGAAGAGGCAACCG GCACCATTCAGGAGGATTACCTGAGGGAGCTGCTGACGACCATGGGCGATCGGTTCACAGACGAGGAGGTGGACGAGCTGTACAGGGAAGCGCCTATTGACAAAAAGGGGAATTTCAATTACATTGAGTTCACGCGCATCCTTAAACATGGAGCAAAAGACAAAGACGATTGA
- the LOC105071412 gene encoding myosin regulatory light polypeptide 9 isoform X2, translating into MSSKRAKTKTTKKRPQRATSNVFAMFDQSQIQEFKEAFNMIDQNRDGFIDKEDLHDMLASLGKNPTDEYLDAMMNEAPGPINFTMFLTMFGEKLNGTDPEDVIRNAFACFDEEATGTIQEDYLRELLTTMGDRFTDEEVDELYREAPIDKKGNFNYIEFTRILKHGAKDKDD; encoded by the exons ATGTCGAGCAAAAGAGCAAAGACCAAGACCACCAAGAAGCGCCCCCAGCGCGCAACTTCCAACGTGTTCGCCATGTTTGACCAGTCACAGATTCAGGAGTTCAAGGAGGCCTTCAACATGATAGATCAGAACAGAGACGGTTTCATCGACAAGGAGGATCTGCATGATATGCTTGCCTCCTTGG GAAAAAATCCAACCGATGAGTATCTGGACGCCATGATGAATGAGGCTCCAGGCCCCATAAATTTCACCATGTTTCTCACAATGTTTGGTGAAAAGTTAAATGGCACAGATCCAGAAGATGTCATCAGAAACGCTTTTGCTTGCTTTGATGAAGAAGCAACTG GCACCATTCAGGAGGATTACCTGAGGGAGCTGCTGACGACCATGGGCGATCGGTTCACAGACGAGGAGGTGGACGAGCTGTACAGGGAAGCGCCTATTGACAAAAAGGGGAATTTCAATTACATTGAGTTCACGCGCATCCTTAAACATGGAGCAAAAGACAAAGATGACTGA
- the LOC105071412 gene encoding myosin regulatory light polypeptide 9 isoform X1, which translates to MDLTATMSSKRAKTKTTKKRPQRATSNVFAMFDQSQIQEFKEAFNMIDQNRDGFIDKEDLHDMLASLGKNPTDEYLDAMMNEAPGPINFTMFLTMFGEKLNGTDPEDVIRNAFACFDEEATGTIQEDYLRELLTTMGDRFTDEEVDELYREAPIDKKGNFNYIEFTRILKHGAKDKDD; encoded by the exons ATG GATTTAACCGCCACCATGTCGAGCAAAAGAGCAAAGACCAAGACCACCAAGAAGCGCCCCCAGCGCGCAACTTCCAACGTGTTCGCCATGTTTGACCAGTCACAGATTCAGGAGTTCAAGGAGGCCTTCAACATGATAGATCAGAACAGAGACGGTTTCATCGACAAGGAGGATCTGCATGATATGCTTGCCTCCTTGG GAAAAAATCCAACCGATGAGTATCTGGACGCCATGATGAATGAGGCTCCAGGCCCCATAAATTTCACCATGTTTCTCACAATGTTTGGTGAAAAGTTAAATGGCACAGATCCAGAAGATGTCATCAGAAACGCTTTTGCTTGCTTTGATGAAGAAGCAACTG GCACCATTCAGGAGGATTACCTGAGGGAGCTGCTGACGACCATGGGCGATCGGTTCACAGACGAGGAGGTGGACGAGCTGTACAGGGAAGCGCCTATTGACAAAAAGGGGAATTTCAATTACATTGAGTTCACGCGCATCCTTAAACATGGAGCAAAAGACAAAGATGACTGA